TCGGCGATGGTGAAGGTGAGGGCCCAGGCCGGTCCGACGATGATCGCAATGAGCGCGCCCCGCGCGGTGGCCCGCTTGTAGAAGAACCCGGCCAGGAAGAGCGCGCACACCGACGGGTAGGCGATGGACCAGTACTTCTGGATGTAGAGGAAGATGGCCCGGAGGTCGCGCAAGAAGTAGCCGACGATGGTGGCGGCGACCAGCACGGCGAGCGACGTGAGCCGCCCGATGCGCACCAGGTCGGTGCTGGCGGCGTCGCGTTTCACATGGTTCTTGTAGATGTCGAACGTGATGATCGACGAGCTGGCGACGACCATCGAGGCAATGTGCGACATCACGCACCCCATCAACCCGGCCATGACCAGCCCGGTGAGACCCGCCGGCAGGAGTTGCGTGACGAGCGTGGGAAACGCGAGGTCTCCCTTCGTCAGCACGTGCTGCGCTTTCAACAAGCCGGTGTCCGGGTTGTACAGCCGGAAGGCGATCATGCCGGGCAGCACGACGAGGAGCGGCACGAGCAGTTTCAGGAATCCGGCGAAGATGACCCCCATCTGGCCGTGCCAGACGTCCTTGGCCGAGAGGGTCCGCTGCGTGATGAACTGATTGCAGCCCCAGTAGAAGATATTGGCGAGCCACATGCCGCCGAAGAACACGCCGATCCATGGCAGTTCGGGGTCGTTCCACGGCCTGACCATGTGAAACTTCTCCGGCGTCGCCGCCATGAGCGCCTGCATGCCGCCGAACGGCGATGCCTGGTACCCGGGTGACGAGACGCCGAGCCGGTGCAGCCCGAGCCAGGTGACGGTCAGGCCGCCCAGGATGAGCACGGTCACCTGGATGACGTCCGTGTAGGCGACGGCCTTGAACCCGCCGACGATGGCGTAGCCGCCGCCGACCACGCACAGAATCGCCAACCCCCACGGCAACGGCAGGCCGAACACCTCGCGGATGGCCAGTGAACCCGTGTAGAGCACGACCGCCAGCTCGATCACGATGTAACCGATCAAGCTGATGATGGCGTAAACCGTGCGGACCCGGCCATCGAACCGCCGCTGCAGGAACTCCGGCATCGTGGTGATGCGGCTCTTGAGGTAGTAGGGCAGGAAGAACCACCCGTAGAGCACGAGCGCGATGGCCGCCATCCACTCGAAGCTGGCGATGGCCAG
This DNA window, taken from Vicinamibacterales bacterium, encodes the following:
- a CDS encoding sodium/solute symporter (Members of the Solute:Sodium Symporter (SSS), TC 2.A.21 as described in tcdb.org, catalyze solute:Na+ symport. Known solutes for members of the family include sugars, amino acids, nucleosides, inositols, vitamins, urea or anions, depending on the system.); the protein is MPHITSDVVVFGLYLLAVASVGWLASRRRADSEGYFLASRNLTWPVIGGSMIAANISTHHFIGMSGRGYEIGLAIASFEWMAAIALVLYGWFFLPYYLKSRITTMPEFLQRRFDGRVRTVYAIISLIGYIVIELAVVLYTGSLAIREVFGLPLPWGLAILCVVGGGYAIVGGFKAVAYTDVIQVTVLILGGLTVTWLGLHRLGVSSPGYQASPFGGMQALMAATPEKFHMVRPWNDPELPWIGVFFGGMWLANIFYWGCNQFITQRTLSAKDVWHGQMGVIFAGFLKLLVPLLVVLPGMIAFRLYNPDTGLLKAQHVLTKGDLAFPTLVTQLLPAGLTGLVMAGLMGCVMSHIASMVVASSSIITFDIYKNHVKRDAASTDLVRIGRLTSLAVLVAATIVGYFLRDLRAIFLYIQKYWSIAYPSVCALFLAGFFYKRATARGALIAIIVGPAWALTFTIAEGWQLVPSIPFLTRAVIDFIVACVIIWIYRTRGDEIPEQAVVDRSFSPEVAAYMKTIPWWMSFPFWGTVLVLCVVALYVRFL